From a region of the Arachis ipaensis cultivar K30076 chromosome B09, Araip1.1, whole genome shotgun sequence genome:
- the LOC107616668 gene encoding protein LIGHT-DEPENDENT SHORT HYPOCOTYLS 1-like, with protein sequence MDLVSESSPPASNAKAPTTTTVNGVGGGGGSNSVVAVSASSSSSSSPSSSRYENQKRRDWNTFCQYLRNHRPPLSLNLCSGAHVLEFLHYLDQFGKTKVHNHNCPFFGLPNPPAPCPCPLRQAWGSLDALIGRLRAAYEENGGRPESNPFGARAVRIYLRDVRDFQAKARGVSYEKKRKRPKPKVNNNGCAMSAAATTTT encoded by the coding sequence ATGGATTTGGTTTCTGAATCATCACCACCAGCATCAAACGCCAAAGCTCCGACAACCACCACCGTCAACGGTGTTGGCGGAGGAGGAGGAAGTAACAGCGTTGTAGCCGTTTCTgcatcttcgtcttcttcttcttctccttcatcgaGCCGTTATGAGAATCAAAAGCGGCGAGACTGGAATACGTTCTGTCAGTACCTCCGCAACCACCGTCCGCCGCTCTCGCTGAACCTCTGCAGCGGCGCACACGTGCTCGAGTTCCTTCACTACCTCGATCAGTTCGGGAAAACGAAAGTTCACAACCATAACTGCCCCTTCTTCGGCCTCCCGAACCCTCCGGCGCCCTGCCCCTGCCCGCTCCGCCAAGCCTGGGGCAGCCTCGACGCCCTCATCGGCCGGCTTAGGGCGGCCTATGAAGAGAACGGCGGCAGGCCGGAGTCCAACCCGTTCGGCGCCAGAGCCGTTAGGATTTACCTTCGTGATGTCAGAGATTTTCAGGCCAAAGCTAGAGGAGTCAGTTatgagaagaagaggaagaggccgAAGCCCAAGGTCAACAATAATGGCTGTGCCATGTCCGCCGCTGCCACTACTACTACTTAA